The Aminipila terrae nucleotide sequence AAGTCTGGAACCGGTTCTATCTGTTACTTACGGATGTCTGGTTTATCAGGAACAGGTTATGCAGATTGTACGTGACTTGGCGGGCTATACTTATGGACGAAGTGACCTTGTACGCAGAGCCATGGGTAAAAAGAAAATGGATGTCATGCTAAAGGAAAAAGAATATTTTATTCACGGCAAAGAGGATGAAGAAGGCAACATTGAAATAATGGGCTGTGTGAGAAATGGAATACCGGAGAACATTGCTGGAGAAATTTTTAACCAGATGGTAAGCTTCGCAGAGTATGCTTTTAATAAATCTCATGCAGCAGCGTATGCAGTTGTTGCTTATGAAACGGCATATTTAAAGGCGTATTACCCAGTAGAATTTATGGCGGCCCTGATGACCAGTGTTATTGGTGATGGTGTACAAATTGCAAAATATATCCGCAACTGCAATGAAATGGGCATTGAAGTACTGCCCCCAAGCATTATTGACAGCAGTAAAAAATTTACTGTTGTGGATGGAAAGATACATTTTGGACTGTTGGGAGTAAAAAATGTCGGGGCAGGAGTTATTGACGAAATAATCAAATCCAGGGAAGACAAGGGGATACCCAAAGATATTTTTCAGTTTATTTCTAATGTAAATATTCATGAAATTAATAAGAAAGCTGTTGAGAGCTTAATAAAGGCAGGTGCTTTTGACTGTCTCAATGACAACAGAGCACAGCATCTTGCCGTATATGAAAGCTTGCTGGAATCTGCACAGAATAATTCCAAGAAAAACATAGAAGGACAAATGTCTTTATTCCAGCTTAACAGTGATGAAATGGAAGTGGAATCTGTATCTGGTAAGCTGCCGGACATCGCTAATTTCTCACAGTCTGTTCTAATGGCAATGGAAAAAGAAATGCTTGGTGTATATCTGACAGGACATCCCTTAAAGGACTATGAAGAACAGATTGTCAGGCTTGTGTCCGTAACTGCTGAAGATTTAGCCCATGCTGACACAAATGATAATATAAAAGACGGAATGAAGGCCACTATTGCAGGTATTGTAAGTGGGAAAAAAATACTGGTCACGAAAAGTAATAAGCAAATGGCCTTTCTTGATCTGGAAGACCTTTATGGGGAAATAGAAGTTGTGGTATTTCCAAACGTGTATGAAAAATATCTGCAATTAATTAAGGAAGAAAGTATACTGGTGATAAAGGGAACTGTGAATTTCAAAGAAGATGAAAATCCTAAAATATTGGCAGATAAGATTATTGACTTAGGAACTTTAAATAACGTAAAAAATGATGATCCTTTAAAAATTAAGATACCTGAAAATCTGGAAGAAGGAAAATGCTTTAATATTATTAAAGAATTGATTCTGGCTAACAAAGGGGAAAAACCAGTCATGATTTACATAGAGCAGTCTGGTAAAAAATTCAAAACCAATCGTGATTTATGGGTTAATCCAAATGAAGCTTTCATCAGTGCAATAGAGGTACTGGTTGGAAAAGAAAATGTAAAGCTATGAAACTCTTAAAATAGGGAATAGAGAAATGGCTATACTAAATAGAATTGGAGGTAATGGTTATGAAAAAAATTGGTGTATTGACAAGTGGCGGGGATTCTCCAGGTATGAATGCAGCTATTCGTGCAGCAGTCAGGGGAGCTATTTATTTAGGCATGGATGTGTACGGAATTGATAAAGGATACGAAGGACTTATTGATGGAGATATCAGCCAAATGAACATTTCATCTGTTTCAGATATACTCCATAAAGGCGGTACGATACTAAGGACTGCAAGAAGTGAACGGTTTATGACTATTGAAGGTCAGAAGAGAGCAAAACAGATGCTGGAAAGCTTTGGTATAGAAGGATTAGTGATTATCGGAGGAGACGGTTCGCTCCGAGGCGGACTGGATTTGTCAAAGCATGGAGTTACTGTTATGGGCCTTCCAGGCACCATTGATAATGATTTAGCGTATACAGATTACACTATAGGTTTTGATACTTCAGTAAATACGGTGCTTTCAGCCGTGAGTAATATTCGGGATACCTCATCCTCTCATGAAAGAACCACGGTTATAGAGGTAATGGGGAGACATTGCGGTGATATCGCTTTATATGCAGGACTTACAGGTGGTGCCGAGACCATTTTAATTCCGGAGGTTGGGGTAGATATAAATGCTATCTGCAGAAAGATGGTTCAGGGAAGAAATCGTGGAAAATTGCACAATATAATAATAAAGGCGGAAGGCGTTGATATGTCAACCCAGGAATTAGCAGAGACTTTAAAAGAAAGAACTGGAATGGAAACCAAGATTGTTGTTCTTGGCTATATCCAAAGAGGAGGATCTCCTACCGCAAGAGACAGGATGTTAGCCAGTCGCATGGCATATAAGGCGGTAGAGTTGCTTCAGGAGGGAAGCGAAAGCAGAGCTGTAGGTATAAATGGTGATGAGATTGTACATTATGAACTGGGCGATGCGTTAAAAATGAAACGGGATTACGATAAGCAGGTCATGGAACTTGCAGATATACTATCCATTTAGGAGATACTCTTATGACAGACAAAAATATAGTTCCTGAGATTCCACCAAACATGGTTTTTCGACCCAGGTTACAAAAAATATTTGAAGACAATTATAAATTGAGAAGAATCATTTACGTTTCTGCGTATATGGGATGGGGTAAAACGACAGCCGTAGTGGAATGGCTTACGGAGAAAAAGCGTGATGCAGTGTGGTTCTGTCTGGAGGATCAGATAAAACAGACGGTTATTAACAGTTTACTGACCGAAATGAACGGTAACTCATCAGACAGGATCATTGTTATCGATAATTATAATCTGCTTGATGAAAAAGAACTGGAATATATGAATCTGATAATTACACAGTCTAACCGCAGGTTCATTATCATTTCAAGAGCTGAATTGCCTAAAATGCTATCCGTATATGTGGGTTTGTCCGTACATTTAATTGGAATAGACCAGCTGCGATTTTACGAATCAGAGATAGTGGAGTATTTTGAAAAATGGAATGTTTCTCTTTCTGATCAGGAAATTTCGCAATTGAATTCTAATCAAAAAGGATGGGTAGGCAGTTATCGATATACAGCGTCACTGATGCAGGCCATGGGGGAATCCTACAACAGAAAAATCCAGTTAAAGGCTTTAGAATGTATTTATCAGTATCTTGATGTTGAGCTCCTGGATAAACTGGACAGGGTGGAAAAAAAGGTTATGTTAACAGTAGGCTGCTTTGACAGGCTGACAGGGGAGCAGGCAGATTTACTTTTAGATTCACCGAATGCTCACAAAATATTAGAAAGGTTTACGAGAAGAGGATGTTTCTTTACTTTTCTCCTGCCTGATGTTTACGTGCAGCATCCATTTTTTAAAGAGTACCTTACATATACCAGAAGCAGGTTTTTAGCAGAAGATGAGATAGCTGAAATTTATAAAACAGCAGCAAGATATTTTGAAAAGAAGAAGGATACTGCAAGAGCTCTTGAATGTTATATGAATGCTAAAGAATATGACGGGGTTATACGTATTTTAATTCAGCTTTCAAAGTATGAAGTAGGGCAGACTGATTTATGGAAAAACAGAAGTTACTATTACAGACTACCAGAAGAACTGATAAAAAAAGAGCCTGCCTTATGTTGTGGTATGGCCATGTTAGGGATTATTAGTTTTCATTTAGAACAGGCTAATAAGTGGCAGGCTTATCTTGAGGAACAATTAAAAATCTTACCAGAAAATACTCCTGAAAGAACAGAAGTATATGAAAAACTGGCATATTTATCTATAGCTATGCCTAATACCAGTATGGTTAATTTTTTAAATACCATGAAAAACTGGGCTAAAAAAGTTAAATATGAAGATCTACAGATGCAGAAAGCTAATATTACCTGGAACAGTCCCAGTGTAGCAAATGGAGGCAGAGATTTCACCCCTTGGCTTAAAAAGGCTAAATGGATTAAAAGACCTATGGATGCAGTGGTGATAGCACTTTATGGGGACTATGGAATTGGTGTTTTAGATGTTGCGGTGGCAGAATGCTATTATCAGCAGGATAAAATCCAGGAAGCATTAGTGCAGGTTATCAGCGCAGTATCCTACATAGAGCAAAAAGGCAGCATCATTATCTTGTTTGCTGCTATGACTGTACAAATGATGATAATGATGCTTCTGGGGGAGATTGCTACAGCCAAGCCTATGTTAGAGAACATGAGAGATAAAATAACATCGGCAAAAGCTTATTTCTTATATCCGAGTCTGGAGGCTGTATGCGCATGGGTAGCCATGTATGAAAACAATTATGAAAGGGTTGAATATTGGCTGAAAAATGATGCCCCTGATGAAAATGCTACATTTTCTACTCTGGATATCTTCAGATATAATGTAAAATTAAGAGGCTATATTTTATTCGAGAAATATTATCTGGCCATAGGACTGGCAGAAAAGCTCCGGACTGTATGTATAGCATTTCATAGAAATATGGATCTGGCACAACTGGATATGCTTTTAGCTATTGTTTATCATCGGATGGGGCAAAAAGACAAGGCGGAAGAATATCTTACGGAGGCCTTGATTAGAGGCGAAAAATATGGATATATACGACTTTTTGCGGATGAGGGTGAATCTTTATATAAAA carries:
- the pfkA gene encoding 6-phosphofructokinase, with the protein product MKKIGVLTSGGDSPGMNAAIRAAVRGAIYLGMDVYGIDKGYEGLIDGDISQMNISSVSDILHKGGTILRTARSERFMTIEGQKRAKQMLESFGIEGLVIIGGDGSLRGGLDLSKHGVTVMGLPGTIDNDLAYTDYTIGFDTSVNTVLSAVSNIRDTSSSHERTTVIEVMGRHCGDIALYAGLTGGAETILIPEVGVDINAICRKMVQGRNRGKLHNIIIKAEGVDMSTQELAETLKERTGMETKIVVLGYIQRGGSPTARDRMLASRMAYKAVELLQEGSESRAVGINGDEIVHYELGDALKMKRDYDKQVMELADILSI
- a CDS encoding LuxR C-terminal-related transcriptional regulator; the protein is MTDKNIVPEIPPNMVFRPRLQKIFEDNYKLRRIIYVSAYMGWGKTTAVVEWLTEKKRDAVWFCLEDQIKQTVINSLLTEMNGNSSDRIIVIDNYNLLDEKELEYMNLIITQSNRRFIIISRAELPKMLSVYVGLSVHLIGIDQLRFYESEIVEYFEKWNVSLSDQEISQLNSNQKGWVGSYRYTASLMQAMGESYNRKIQLKALECIYQYLDVELLDKLDRVEKKVMLTVGCFDRLTGEQADLLLDSPNAHKILERFTRRGCFFTFLLPDVYVQHPFFKEYLTYTRSRFLAEDEIAEIYKTAARYFEKKKDTARALECYMNAKEYDGVIRILIQLSKYEVGQTDLWKNRSYYYRLPEELIKKEPALCCGMAMLGIISFHLEQANKWQAYLEEQLKILPENTPERTEVYEKLAYLSIAMPNTSMVNFLNTMKNWAKKVKYEDLQMQKANITWNSPSVANGGRDFTPWLKKAKWIKRPMDAVVIALYGDYGIGVLDVAVAECYYQQDKIQEALVQVISAVSYIEQKGSIIILFAAMTVQMMIMMLLGEIATAKPMLENMRDKITSAKAYFLYPSLEAVCAWVAMYENNYERVEYWLKNDAPDENATFSTLDIFRYNVKLRGYILFEKYYLAIGLAEKLRTVCIAFHRNMDLAQLDMLLAIVYHRMGQKDKAEEYLTEALIRGEKYGYIRLFADEGESLYKILKNFKERPSISKKYLKQVKEATKKIAVLYPSYMILPNNQDKLSASETEVLNLMALGKANNEIADYLNISLNTVKFHIKNIYSKLGVNNRFQAVHTARDKRIIK